The proteins below come from a single Malus sylvestris chromosome 3, drMalSylv7.2, whole genome shotgun sequence genomic window:
- the LOC126617045 gene encoding LOW QUALITY PROTEIN: uncharacterized protein LOC126617045 (The sequence of the model RefSeq protein was modified relative to this genomic sequence to represent the inferred CDS: substituted 2 bases at 2 genomic stop codons) yields the protein MEAQGQGGSKFPEINVFRDIYVRSKDELAKFLHATMMEKRXLVLQESTSXLPPKTPLESMDPTNYARFQILTETLDQTLERRPGTYCKGMGNARRREPRASSSSQSKSEVTALTVEVANHRTDLALYKSQMSLIVQALGQSDIRLLDLRRPSTSKPLQPEHA from the exons ATGGAGGCGCAAGGGcaa GGGGGTTCAAAATTCCCAGAGATCAATGTCTTTAGAGACATTTATGTTCGATCCAAGGATGAGTTGGCCAAGTTCCTTCAT GCGACGATGATGGAGAAGAGGTAGTTGGTTCTTCAAGAGTCCACCTCCTAGCTTCCTCCAAAGACTCCGCTCGAGTCTATGGATCCCACCAATTATGCGAGGTTTCAGATCCTTACAGAGACCTTGGATCAGACTCTCGAGCGGAGGCCGGGGACGTATTGTAAGGGGATGGGGAATGCCCGGCGGCGAGAACCTAGAGCCTCTTCATCATCGCAGTCAAAGAGTGAGGTGACAGCTTTGACAGTAGAGGTGGCCAACCATAGAACTGACCTCGCCTTGTATAAGAGCCAGATGTCATTGATTGTACAGGCCCTCGGTCAATCCGACATTCGTCTCCTAGATCTTCGTCGCCCATCGACATCCAAGCCCCTCCAACCCGAGCATGCCTAA
- the LOC126617439 gene encoding kinesin-like protein KIN-12E — translation MPFISDTASAIRSRFGFHDHSSSTPNLHKSASKESFSAVRSIGDWDDDDVDGKASAAPTSSNQSFEFHEDPSFWKDHNVQVIIRVRPLSTAEISVQGYGKCVRQESCQTIAWTGHPESRFTFDIVADENVSQEQLFKVAGLPMVDNCMIGYNSCMFAYGQTGSGKTHTMLGDIEGGTGRHSVNCGMTPRVFGYLFSRIQKEKEAGRDEKLKFICKCSFLEIYNEQILDLLDPSSNNLQIREDIKKGVYVENLKEVEVTSARDVIQQLIQGAANRKVAATNMNHASSRSHSVFTCIIESKRECQGVTHHRFARLNLVDLAGSERQKSSGAEGERLKEATNINKSLSTLGLVIMNLVNMSNGKSLHVPYRDSKLTFLLQDSLGGNSKTIIIANISPSSCCSLETLSTLKFAQRAKFIKNNAIVNEDASGDVIAMRVQIQQLKKEVSHLRGLVNGGNGNQDNDTLAASFPRSPGSFKWEGPNGSFSPFASGKRTSQKKDYEVALVGAFRREKDKDIALETLAAESQAALQLAKQREDEIQGLKTRLRFREAGIKRLEAVACGKISAEAHLLKEKEEHLKEIEVLRAQVDRNQEVTRFAMENLWLKEEIRRLKSFYEEGERDIMNEQIMVLQNKLLEALDWKLMHESERLTAQNTNQDVVMEGQTDDNLLISNQEQASPWQSSIKEENEFLRMQAIHNQSEIDTLQKKLDLCLEEKENLERNINDLMTKLEEERSSRATKEEKHQVELPSSSADVPVMNFSDQLELETMVDAIGAASQREAEAHETAIILSKENDELRMKLKVLIEDNNKLIELYEGATSETSYRNINYSECSHDGIEAHSNGGGFVELAKEKEAEMTKVAENLEHQLADLHEENEKLMGLYERAMQERDEFKRMLASPMSLEGKNFIGNNSLSGSDGGAVSMEESGLSGLNAQAGLGHISDEVKAEIESGGSKSVLVTAGICTVNTEGDSGNEVDVGTASDMELDTSVLTTVKLSEDLNLARMNLEKADEQLLDSAKAVVALFGSIEKLIFEVGKLSREIEVTENEVQVKQQLFESYKLLSAKVKENSNLIDKKLSALKYSLSNFSSSVVYFEQREARARSRVAASTAYLDQKKGELVCLQAQKDEIATEQMKMQQSEVELKKSLACLKSKLEDENRKQENEQVLFAIDNVEKIDPSQKNWHLGGKATELLKSAEEKTKLQTEMKQCRETLGVGRRKLEDLNRKSDKVVSEMAAVQVEMQKAVKSVEEMELTLENVLKEKEMLLEVRDDGKTEIESLVVEYQQNLCESDLKEAESEILEEDLQTELRKLEELRKERVLAAEKTMQLLETRSHPCLLSEKMEEELESVRKYVVEAKSCLLGKADSTVS, via the exons ATGCCGTTCATATCGGACACAGCCAGCGCCATCAGAAGCCGCTTCGGGTTCCACGACCACTCCTCGAGCACTCCGAATCTCCACAAATCCGCGTCCAAAGAGAGCTTCTCGGCGGTGCGGAGCATCGGAGACTGGGACGACGACGATGTCGACGGAAAAGCCAGTGCCGCCCCGACTTCGTCAAACCAGAGCTTCGAGTTTCATGAAGACCCTTCCTTTTGGAAAGACCACAATGTGCAG GTTATTATTCGGGTTCGTCCGCTTAGCACCGCTGAAATATCAGTGCAAGGCTATGGCAAATGCGTTCGGCAAGAGAGCTGTCAGACAATTGCTTGGACTGGCCATCCCGAGTCGCGGTTTACTTTTGACATTGTTGCAGATGAGAATGTTAGCCAG GAGCAACTGTTCAAAGTGGCCGGATTGCCAATGGTGGACAACTGCATGATAGGCTATAATAGCTGCATGTTTGCTTATGGCCAA ACTGGAAGTGGAAAGACCCACACAATGCTTGGAGATATTGAGGGAGGCACTGGAAGGCACAGTGTCAATTGTGGGATGACACCTAGAGTGTTCGGATATTTGTTCTCAAGAATTCAAAAG GAAAAAGAGGCTGGCAGGGATGAGaaattaaagtttatttgtaaaTGTTCTTTTTTAGAAATATACAACGAACAAATTCTAGACCTTTTGGACCCTTCATCTAACAACTTGCAG ATCAGAGAAGACATAAAGAAAGGAGTTTATGTGGAAAATCTCAAAGAGGTTGAAGTGACAAGTGCTCGAGATGTTATCCAACAACTTATTCAA GGTGCAGCTAACAGAAAAGTAGCTGCTACTAATATGAATCATGCTAGCAGTCGCTCTCATAGTGTATTTACGTGCATCATTGAAAGCAAA AGGGAATGCCAAGGAGTAACTCACCATCGTTTTGCTCGGCTTAATCTTGTTGACTTAGCAGGGTCTGAAAG GCAAAAGAGTTCTGGAGCTGAAGGTGAGCGTCTAAAGGAAGCTACGAATATCAACAAGTCTCTTTCAACATTGGG aCTAGTGATTATGAATCTGGTGAACATGTCGAATGGGAAGTCACTTCATGTTCCATACAGGGATTCAAAGCTTACATTTTTGCTTCAG gATTCTTTAGGAGGGAATTCAAAGACAATTATAATAGCAAATATTAGTCCTTCTAGCTG CTGTTCGTTGGAAACATTGAGCACTTTGAAGTTTGCACAGCGTGCTAAATTCATTAAGAACAAT gcaattgtgaatgaagacgCATCTGGAGATGTCATTGCCATGAGGGTGCAAATTCAACAGCTCAAG AAAGAAGTATCCCACTTACGAGGACTAGTCAATGGAGGAAATGGAAATCAGGACAATGATACGTTAGCTGCAAGCTTTCCAAGATCTCCAGGATCTTTTAAGTGGGAAGGACCTAATGGATCATTTAGTCCATTCGCTTCTGGAAAGAGGACATCTCAG aaaaaagaCTATGAAGTTGCCCTTGTTGGAGCTTTCCGGAGGGAAAAGGACAAAGACATTGCATTGGAGACATTGGCTGCTGAAAGCCAGGCAGCTTTGCAGCTG GCAAAACAAAGAGAggatgaaattcaaggcctaaaGACGAGGCTACGGTTTCGAGAAGCTGGAATAAAAAGGCTGGAAGCAGTTGCCTGTGGAAAGATCTCAGCTGAGGCACACTTGCTAAAAGAAAAGGAGGAGCATTTGAAAGAAATTGAGGTTCTACGAGCCCAGGTTGATCGTAACCAAGAAGTGACCAGGTTTGCGATGGAAAATTTGTGGCTAAAGGAGGAAATCAGAAG GTTGAAGTCATTTTATGAGGAAGGTGAACGAGATATAATGAATGAACAGATCATGGTGCTACAAAACAAG TTATTAGAAGCTCTCGACTGGAAACTCATGCATGAATCAGAGCGCTTGACAGCTCAG AATACAAATCAGGATGTGGTGATGGAAGGTCAAACTGATGATAATTTGCTGATCTCCAATCAG GAACAAGCATCACCTTGGCAGTCTTCAATTAAGGAGGAGAATGAATTTCTCCGTATGCAG GCCATTCATAACCAATCAGAAATTGACACGCTCCAGAAAAAACTGGACCTCTGCCTTGAAGAGAAAGAGAATTTGGAAAG GAATATCAATGATTTGATGACAAAACTTGAAGAAGAGAGATCATCAAGAGCCACGAAAGAAGAGAAACATCAAGTTGAGCTTCCTTCATCCTCAGCTGATGTGCCCGTTATGAATTTCAGTGATCAACTGGAACTGGAAACCATGGTTGATGCCATCGGTGCTGCAAGTCAAAGAGAAGCTGAAGCTCATGAGACAGCAATAATCCTGTctaaagaaaatgatgaactgCGTATGAAGCTTAAGGTTTTGATTGAAGATAACAATAAACTCATTGAATTATATGAAGGGGCCACTTCAGAGACTAGTTACAGAAATATTAACTATTCTGAATGTTCTCATGACGGCATCGAAGCTCACAGTAATGGTGGTGGTTTTGTGGAACTTGCCAAAGAAAAGGAGGCTGAGATGACTAAAGTGGCCGAGAATTTGGAACATCAACTTGCAGATTTGcatgaagaaaatgagaaactAATGGGATTGTATGAAAGAGCCATGCAAGAGAGGGATGAATTCAAAAGGATGCTTGCATCTCCTATGTCTCTGGAGGGAAAGAATTTTATTGGCAATAATAGTCTTTCTGGTTCTGATGGAGGAGCAGTCTCAATGGAGGAATCTGGTTTGTCTGGATTGAATGCGCAAGCTGGGCTCGGCCATATATCTGATGAAGTGAAAGCGGAAATTGAAAGTGGTGGGTCGAAATCTGTGCTTGTTACCGCCGGTATATGCACAGTTAACACTGAAGGGGATTCTGGAAATGAGGTTGATGTTGGAACTGCGTCTGACATGGAACTGGACACATCAGTTCTCACCACAGTAAAGCTTTCAGAAGATCTCAATTTGGCCAGAATGAATCTGGAAAAAGCAGATGAACAGCTTCTAGATTCTGCAAAAGCTGTTGTTGCCTTATTTGGTTCCATCGAGAAATTAATTTTTGAGGTTGGAAAACTCTCAAGAGAAATTGAAGTAACGGAAAATGAAGTTCAGGTCAAGCAGCAGCTTTTTGAATCATATAAACTCCTCTCTGCAAAAGTGAAAGAAAATAGCAATCTGATTGACAAAAAGTTGTCAGCTCTCAAGTACTCCTTATCTAACTTTTCTTCCTCAGTAGTTTACTTTGAGCAACGAGAAGCTCGGGCAAGATCAAGGGTAGCAGCTTCGACAGCTTATCTGGACCAAAAGAAAGGGGAATTGGTCTGCCTACAAGCACAAAAGGATGAAATAGCTACCGAACAGATGAAAATGCAACAATCTGAAGTCGAACTAAAGAAAAGTCTTGCATGCCTGAAGTCAAAGCTAGAGGATGAAAACCGAAAACAGGAGAATGAACAGGTTCTCTTTGCGATAGATAATGTTGAGAAGATAGACCCCTCACAGAAAAATTGGCATTTGGGAGGTAAAGCTACCGAGTTACTGAAGTCTGCGGAAGAGAAAACTAAACTGCAGACGGAGATGAAGCAATGTCGAGAAACTCTTGGAGTCGGGAGAAGGAAACTTGAGGATCTAAACAGGAAGTCGGATAAGGTAGTTAGTGAGATGGCAGCTGTACAAGTGGAAATGCAGAAAGCTGTAAAGTCGGTGGAAGAGATGGAACTTACACTTGAGAATGTGTTAAAAGAGAAGGAAATGCTGTTGGAAGTAAGAGATGACGGAAAGACTGAAATTGAAAGCCTGGTCGTTGAGTACCAGCAGAATTTGTGTGAGTCGGATTTGAAGGAGGCAGAGTCAGAGATTTTGGAGGAAGACTTGCAGACTGAGTTACGAAAGTTGGAAGAGCTGCGAAAAGAAAGGGTTTTAGCGGCCGAGAAGACAATGCAGCTGTTGGAGACAAGGTCTCATCCATGCTTGTTATCAGAAAAGATGGAGGAAGAGCTTGAGAGTGTTAGGAAATACGTAGTAGAGGCAAAGTCATGTCTGCTAGGTAAGGCCGATTCAACTGTCAGTTAA